The following nucleotide sequence is from Paenibacillus andongensis.
ACTTTAGGCCCTGAGGGCTGCCGTGTCGTGACCGCACGGCAGGATGTCGTCATCCCCGGCACGCCTGTGGCAGCCGTGGACACGACTGGCGCCGGCGACAGTTTTGTCGGTGGCATGCTCTATCAGCTGGTGTCGATGGGCGTCACGCCAGCTAATATCGTTGACACGCTCGCTGAAGCAGGAGCCGCTGAGCAGGTATTCGCCTTCGCCAATCGCGTAGGCGCAATTACGACGACGCGCAGGGGAGCGATTCCTGCGCTCCCTACGCTGGCGGAAGTGCAAGGCTAGTATGTGAGAAGCCAAGCCTATGCCCACTATCCCCACAGCTCAGAAATGGCTGCAAGAAAAATTTCAATCAATTAACTGAAAGTTAACGGGATGAAATAACTTCCTGACGTATATGCAATTCTGAGTGAAAGGGATAGTGGTTCACAAGAGGGCCAAGGCACAAACATGATGGTGCAGGCCGTAGCACAAAGTAAATAAGATTTTAGAAGAACGCAAATTTCGGGTGTAGTCCGAGGGTTGCGTTCTTTTTGTTTACTCCGACAACATTTATCGAGTAGATCGGTCATATGACATTATGACACTAGCCGATTTTACATCATAAGAACTAGCATAAGAGTTGTAAGGGATTTCTAAATGAATGAGGAAGAGATGGACATGAATCAAAGTATCCGGAAACACCTGAGTGCAACCCTTATATGGTTCGCTTCTTATTTGGGTAATGGCTTAGTGAAGATGATTGGGAACCATACGCGTCGTATAGTTGAAGGTTATGCTAGAAAATAAGGAGAATATGTATATTAAATGAGAGTGGGAAGAGATCATGACAGCATCACTTATGAAAACATCCTTACAGTCCCTCTGGATGATGTGGGAGCACGTTTTTGACTTCTTAAACAGATTTCGATGCGAGTCTGTGTGGGGATATGGCATATGTAAATTGGTGGTCAGGCAGCATCGTGGCAAAAGTATTACCTGTCAAGATGGGCGTCGGATACTCGTCGGAGATTGGGTAGGTGAACTTCATCTGGATAATCGGCAGGTACTGAAGCTTACACGTACGGTCGGTGCCGATCGAGCAGGGTTGAGTACTGCGCGCTTGTTTCGTCTTGCAATCAAGCAAATAAGTCAGGAGCTGGATAGCAATCCGGAACTGGTGAAAGTTCAGGCTTTAACCGGGATTACGCTGCTTCACCGGGGGATCATTCACGGAATAGGGTTTGAACAGCATCCCATCGAGTCCAAATGGCAGCAACAATTTTATGCGAGTTATCTTCGCATGCTTCTTCGTATGCTGCATCCGGAAGGGAAACAGCGAGTCGGGCAAAGCACCAAGAAGTTATCTCCCATGATGCTGGTGATAAGCAAACAGTCTCTGAAGGAACGTTTTACGGTACGGAAAAAGGATTCAAAACCATTACCTCATGATAGTTACAAGGATTTACAGAATCAAGGGAAGAAAGAGGCGGTCTCATGATTCAGAAGCTCATTATTTTATCCATAGATGTGATGATTCTATATATGATCGTTCCTTTTATTCTTACCCGAATATGTAGGTGGGGCGTTCACTCCAAAGGAAAAGTGGCGAAGGGAATTGCCTTTACTTTCGATGATGGTCCTGACCCTTGCTATACGCCAAAACTGCTGGACTTGTTAAAAGAGCATGAAGTAAAGGCCAGCTTCTTCGTACTGGGCAGCAAGGCCGAAAAACACCCGGAGCTGATTCAGCTCATGCATCGGGAGGGGCACCAAATCGGTATTCATAACTATACGCATACGTCCAACTGGATTTTGTCCCCATGGAAGAGTAAACGGGAGCAAGCAGATCGTACAGCTGATATTGTCGAGCGAATCACAGGAGAGCGGCCTACCTTTTACCGTCCGCCCTGGGGGCTTCTCAATCTAGGCGATCTCCTTTTGATGAGAAAGTCTTATCGGATCGCACTGTGGTCGGTCATTGTAGGCGATTGGAAACCATCGGTCAGCGCACAGAAAATGAAGTGTGCTTTATTGAAACGTATTAAGCCTGGCTCCATTGTCGTTCTACACGATAGCGGCGATACACTTGGAGC
It contains:
- a CDS encoding YkoP family protein, which encodes MTASLMKTSLQSLWMMWEHVFDFLNRFRCESVWGYGICKLVVRQHRGKSITCQDGRRILVGDWVGELHLDNRQVLKLTRTVGADRAGLSTARLFRLAIKQISQELDSNPELVKVQALTGITLLHRGIIHGIGFEQHPIESKWQQQFYASYLRMLLRMLHPEGKQRVGQSTKKLSPMMLVISKQSLKERFTVRKKDSKPLPHDSYKDLQNQGKKEAVS
- a CDS encoding polysaccharide deacetylase family protein; translated protein: MIQKLIILSIDVMILYMIVPFILTRICRWGVHSKGKVAKGIAFTFDDGPDPCYTPKLLDLLKEHEVKASFFVLGSKAEKHPELIQLMHREGHQIGIHNYTHTSNWILSPWKSKREQADRTADIVERITGERPTFYRPPWGLLNLGDLLLMRKSYRIALWSVIVGDWKPSVSAQKMKCALLKRIKPGSIVVLHDSGDTLGADEEAPRHMIVGLKEVLEEIQMKGLKCLRMDELLDKEARVIGDVVPRAKSPGQVHL